In Actinoplanes derwentensis, the following proteins share a genomic window:
- a CDS encoding FAD-dependent monooxygenase, translating into MVLPTPVGKRGEDVVHTTVAIIGAGPTGLLLAGDLARAGIPVTLFERRANTSNLTRAFGVHARTLELLDARALADRIVAGGAKVEHLRLFDRIRLDLSRLPSRYPFLLITPQSRVEEALEERAVAAGARIERGAALTGLRQDDERATLEFGEQTVTADWVVGADGVHSTVRDALGLPFPGKAVLTSIMLADVRLATPPEDVLAVNAVGDAFAMVAPFGDGWYRIFAWDRRHQVGDDVPVTLDEMRGVTRRVHGTDFGITEARWLARFHSDERQSPRYRVGRILLAGDAAHVHSPAGGQGMNTGLQDAANLSWKLVATIQGWAPAGLLDTYEAERHPVGRLVLRSSGALIRMAMIHSAPARALRNTLGNMLLGLPPVARRATGVVSGVGIGYPGAPRATDVALAEGSRLYQALREGRHVLLTDRSVPGHADRLLVAVPAISGSEAVLVRPDGYVAWRGPAADAPAAVSRFLSPAT; encoded by the coding sequence ATGGTTTTGCCAACACCTGTTGGCAAACGTGGGGAGGACGTCGTGCACACCACTGTCGCGATCATCGGGGCCGGTCCGACCGGTCTGCTGCTCGCCGGCGACCTGGCCCGGGCCGGGATCCCGGTCACCCTGTTCGAACGACGGGCGAACACGTCCAACCTGACCCGGGCGTTCGGCGTGCACGCCCGTACGCTCGAATTGCTCGACGCCCGGGCCCTCGCCGACCGCATCGTGGCCGGCGGCGCGAAAGTCGAACACCTGCGCCTCTTCGACCGCATCCGGCTGGACCTGTCCCGGCTGCCGTCCCGCTACCCGTTCCTGCTGATCACCCCGCAGTCGCGGGTGGAGGAAGCGCTCGAGGAGCGGGCCGTGGCGGCGGGCGCCCGGATCGAGCGCGGCGCCGCGCTGACCGGCCTGCGGCAGGACGACGAGCGGGCCACCCTGGAGTTCGGCGAGCAGACGGTCACCGCGGACTGGGTGGTCGGCGCCGACGGGGTGCACAGCACCGTCCGCGATGCGCTCGGCCTGCCGTTCCCCGGAAAGGCCGTGCTCACCTCGATCATGCTGGCCGACGTCCGCCTGGCCACCCCGCCGGAGGACGTGCTGGCCGTCAACGCGGTCGGTGACGCGTTCGCCATGGTCGCGCCGTTCGGTGACGGGTGGTACCGGATCTTCGCCTGGGACCGCCGGCACCAGGTCGGCGACGACGTTCCGGTGACGCTCGACGAGATGCGCGGGGTGACCCGCCGGGTGCACGGCACCGATTTCGGCATCACCGAGGCCCGTTGGCTGGCCCGGTTCCACAGCGACGAACGGCAGTCCCCGCGCTACCGGGTGGGCCGGATCCTGCTCGCCGGCGACGCCGCTCACGTGCACTCCCCGGCCGGCGGCCAGGGCATGAACACCGGTCTGCAGGACGCGGCGAACCTCTCCTGGAAACTGGTCGCCACCATCCAGGGCTGGGCGCCCGCCGGCCTGCTCGACACCTACGAGGCCGAGCGCCACCCGGTCGGCCGGCTGGTCCTGCGCAGCAGCGGCGCCCTGATCCGGATGGCGATGATCCACTCGGCTCCGGCCCGTGCCCTCCGCAACACCCTGGGCAACATGCTGCTCGGCCTTCCGCCGGTGGCCCGCCGCGCCACGGGTGTCGTCTCCGGCGTCGGCATCGGTTACCCCGGAGCACCGCGGGCCACCGACGTCGCGCTGGCCGAGGGCAGCCGCCTTTACCAGGCGCTTCGCGAGGGCCGGCACGTCCTTCTCACCGATCGGTCCGTGCCTGGTCACGCCGATCGCCTGCTCGTGGCGGTCCCGGCGATTTCCGGCAGTGAGGCGGTCCTCGTCCGCCCGGACGGCTACGTGGCCTGGCGCGGTCCCGCCGCGGACGCTCCGGCCGCGGTCAGTCGCTTCCTCAGCCCTGCTACCTAG
- a CDS encoding DUF3616 domain-containing protein, whose translation MTVDYTVRLRFSDESRATATHTNLSAIRLDGRALWIAGDETATVERLLADDPERPTEFGAEARFRLADFVDLPGADADEEADVEGLARTGRFLWAIGSHSLRRKQIKDRHEGPRALRRLARVEGQDNRQILVRLPIADVDGIPTPVRELHADGMTHRAAALSRRDDLRRLLRDDEHLAPFLAIPGKDNGLDVEGIAVRGDRVFVGLRGPVLRGWAFVLELRPYVLDDEPTRLRLHRFEDGSPYRKHVLDLDGLGVRDLCPIGDDVLILAGPTMDLDGPVRIYRWHGAFAAEVPTIVRDVLISRVLELTYGEGDDHAEGLSLLGTDRVLVVYDSPAPIRLGTDGTVIADVLELP comes from the coding sequence ATGACGGTCGACTACACGGTGCGGCTGCGGTTCTCCGACGAGTCGCGGGCCACGGCCACCCACACGAACCTCTCTGCCATCCGCCTCGACGGGCGGGCCCTCTGGATCGCCGGCGACGAGACGGCGACGGTCGAGCGGTTGCTCGCCGACGATCCGGAGCGGCCCACCGAGTTCGGGGCGGAGGCACGGTTCCGGCTGGCCGATTTCGTCGATCTGCCGGGCGCTGACGCCGACGAGGAGGCGGACGTGGAGGGCCTGGCCCGCACCGGCCGCTTCCTCTGGGCGATCGGTTCGCACAGCCTGCGCCGCAAACAGATCAAGGACCGCCACGAGGGCCCGCGGGCACTGCGCCGGCTGGCCCGCGTGGAGGGGCAGGACAATCGGCAGATCCTGGTGCGGCTGCCGATCGCCGACGTGGACGGGATCCCCACCCCGGTCCGGGAGCTGCACGCGGACGGCATGACACACCGGGCCGCCGCCCTCAGCCGGCGCGACGATCTGCGGCGGCTGCTGCGCGATGACGAGCATCTGGCCCCGTTCCTGGCGATTCCGGGCAAGGACAACGGCCTGGACGTCGAAGGCATCGCCGTACGCGGGGACAGGGTCTTCGTCGGGTTGCGCGGCCCGGTGCTGCGCGGTTGGGCGTTCGTGCTGGAGTTGCGGCCCTACGTGCTCGACGACGAACCCACCCGGCTGCGGCTGCACCGTTTCGAGGACGGGTCCCCGTACCGCAAGCATGTCCTTGATCTTGATGGTCTGGGGGTGCGTGACCTCTGCCCGATCGGCGACGACGTGCTGATCCTGGCCGGTCCGACGATGGATCTGGACGGGCCGGTGCGGATCTACCGCTGGCACGGTGCGTTCGCGGCCGAGGTCCCGACGATCGTGCGCGACGTTCTGATCAGCCGGGTGCTGGAACTGACCTATGGCGAGGGTGACGATCACGCCGAGGGCCTGAGCCTGCTCGGCACCGACCGGGTGCTCGTCGTCTACGACAGCCCGGCCCCGATCCGGCTCGGCACGGACGGCACGGTCATCGCCGATGTGCTTGAACTGCCCTGA
- a CDS encoding GNAT family N-acetyltransferase, with product MDLRIQRSVVSNLRTRPQAIDTGPFVAGFDPETDSPYINYATPVPGVPITAADITALVTAFAGAGRKPRLEYVTSCSPELEGLLLGAGFTVEERNQYLICSPSTLNAPPVPTGLELVEPETDRDRAAIVSAQNEAFGEFPDDPSEAAVARMRRSQERGGVVLGARSADGVWAGGGQSSPPNDGLSEVAGIAVREQFRRRGLGGAISAGVTRRLFEGGAEFAWLEASGDDSWRVYERVGFVPSGYRLYISQG from the coding sequence ATGGATCTGCGCATTCAGCGCTCCGTCGTGTCCAACCTCCGTACCCGGCCGCAGGCCATCGACACCGGCCCGTTCGTGGCCGGGTTCGACCCGGAGACCGACAGTCCCTACATCAACTACGCCACTCCCGTGCCCGGTGTCCCGATCACGGCAGCCGACATCACCGCCCTGGTCACGGCATTCGCCGGCGCGGGCCGCAAACCCCGCCTGGAGTACGTGACCAGTTGCTCCCCGGAGCTGGAAGGGCTGCTGCTCGGTGCCGGATTCACCGTCGAGGAGCGCAACCAGTACCTGATCTGCTCCCCGTCGACGCTGAACGCTCCCCCCGTACCCACCGGTCTGGAATTGGTGGAACCGGAGACGGACCGGGACCGGGCCGCCATCGTCTCCGCGCAGAACGAGGCCTTCGGCGAGTTCCCGGACGATCCGTCCGAGGCCGCCGTGGCCCGGATGCGCCGTAGTCAGGAGCGCGGCGGAGTGGTCCTCGGCGCCCGCTCGGCTGACGGTGTCTGGGCTGGTGGCGGGCAGTCGAGCCCACCGAACGACGGCCTGAGCGAGGTGGCCGGGATCGCGGTGCGGGAGCAGTTCCGGCGGCGTGGTCTCGGCGGGGCGATCAGTGCGGGCGTCACCCGGCGGCTCTTCGAGGGCGGCGCGGAGTTCGCCTGGCTGGAGGCGTCCGGCGACGACTCCTGGCGGGTCTACGAGCGGGTCGGGTTCGTGCCGTCCGGGTACCGGCTGTACATCTCGCAAGGCTGA
- a CDS encoding DUF4132 domain-containing protein translates to MTFVVPAGWKRFLLPRRGDAPAFPQVKLAEVTAADELLTAFDGDVRGALGHRLTPGDLSAAGHAHLSGEAPSPLGAAVVAAAVANVLQWPRQEELLAFTELWRSRHGLPFAAAAVAELTTIFHGSQRVDRPITRAVPDLDADGFATRVLLPMAFRLRRAVAAVPAGEYAQVVAALAAVRGPSLLQRVTVSVLTPDETGWATDITGALLAVSGRDGLKALMLTVVTDEAAAARLAAPLSPWQVLNWNEVVYTFTATLGPAAAPALAQWLDATTTAAQLRRRLLTLLTTIGGDAAFTALLVRLDQPDVAAAIADSAGRSPARALRLLAEAPVGDRLLRNHLANHRDLADEVRPLLTDEAAGRFDAAHAVLTAVGGDVAGPADLPPILVSPPWTDPVPRKPLVVTGLIGDDAPQVEWAPGERESWGDGSWPARHGGSRDWATIAADFGTSRANPWHETFFFLQGPDEVTLSRITGWRPEWTHYLDDWGPELLARYQADAVPALVAAAKRTPVAGAPVLLPAATAEVALLMAGWLAKSRAIRTTALAWFARHPAFAARALIPIAVGKVGKTRTEAEAALRVLPRDEVLTAAAGHGPEAVAAAEEILAVDPVTILPKVIPAVPDWANPAVLPPVRLTGGRGTLPADAVRHLLTMLALSRLDGVYPGLPLVAAECEPADLAEFAWVLFTEWREAGHPAKASWPLDALGLLGDDETVRRLAPVIRAWPGEGGHTRAVTGLDVLATIGTDVALMYLNGIAQKVKFKGLKERAEEKIAELAAGLGLTSEELADRLVPDLGLGETGSLTLDYGRRTFTVGFDEQLKPYVTDAGGKKLKALPKPGTQDDPVLAPEAYQRFTALKKDVRAIATDQVRRLERAMVDQRRWTGAGFRQFLAGHPLLRHLVRRLVWVRFDEAGRPAGGLRLAEDGSLADRTDETVTLPDDALIGIGHPLHLGDDLATWVELFADYEILQPFDQLGRGTEPLTPERAAGFTGRTVPSTTLLGLERRGWRRGSPQDGGVQGWFERDVPGARHLVVAIDPGIPVGAVDVLGDQTIEAIFVEPAAAYHWSRRDQDDHIRELDPITAAEALRELSEVLP, encoded by the coding sequence GTGACATTTGTCGTGCCGGCCGGGTGGAAACGGTTCCTGCTGCCGCGTCGCGGTGACGCCCCGGCGTTCCCACAGGTCAAGCTCGCCGAGGTCACCGCCGCCGACGAGCTGCTGACCGCCTTCGACGGCGACGTCCGGGGCGCGCTCGGCCATCGGCTCACCCCCGGCGACCTGTCCGCTGCCGGGCACGCCCATCTCTCCGGCGAGGCCCCCTCCCCGCTCGGCGCGGCGGTCGTGGCCGCGGCGGTGGCCAACGTGCTGCAGTGGCCCCGGCAGGAGGAGCTGCTCGCCTTCACCGAGCTGTGGCGCTCCCGGCACGGGCTGCCCTTCGCCGCGGCGGCCGTCGCCGAGTTGACCACGATCTTCCACGGGAGTCAGCGGGTCGACCGCCCGATCACCCGGGCCGTGCCGGACCTGGACGCCGACGGCTTCGCCACCCGGGTTCTGCTGCCGATGGCCTTCCGGCTGCGGCGCGCCGTCGCCGCTGTCCCCGCGGGGGAGTATGCACAGGTCGTCGCCGCTCTGGCCGCGGTGCGCGGGCCGTCGCTGCTGCAGCGGGTGACCGTCTCGGTGCTGACCCCCGACGAGACCGGGTGGGCCACCGACATCACCGGCGCGCTGCTGGCGGTCTCCGGACGGGACGGGCTGAAGGCCCTGATGCTGACCGTCGTCACCGACGAGGCGGCGGCCGCCCGGCTGGCCGCCCCACTCAGCCCGTGGCAGGTGCTGAACTGGAACGAGGTCGTCTACACCTTCACCGCCACGCTCGGCCCGGCCGCCGCCCCGGCGCTGGCCCAGTGGCTCGACGCCACCACGACCGCCGCGCAGCTGCGGCGCAGACTGCTCACCCTGCTGACCACGATCGGTGGCGACGCGGCCTTCACCGCCCTGCTCGTCCGGCTCGACCAGCCGGACGTGGCCGCCGCGATCGCCGATTCGGCCGGTCGCTCCCCGGCCCGGGCCCTGCGGCTGCTGGCTGAGGCGCCGGTCGGCGACCGGCTGCTGCGCAACCACCTGGCCAACCATCGTGACCTCGCCGACGAGGTCCGGCCCCTGCTCACCGACGAGGCCGCCGGCCGGTTCGACGCCGCCCACGCCGTGCTGACCGCGGTCGGCGGCGACGTGGCCGGCCCCGCCGACCTGCCGCCGATCCTGGTCAGCCCGCCCTGGACCGACCCGGTCCCGCGCAAGCCCCTGGTCGTCACCGGCCTGATCGGCGACGACGCGCCCCAGGTGGAGTGGGCGCCGGGTGAGCGGGAGAGCTGGGGCGACGGATCCTGGCCCGCCCGGCACGGTGGCTCCCGCGACTGGGCGACCATCGCCGCCGACTTCGGCACCAGCCGGGCCAACCCGTGGCACGAGACGTTCTTCTTTCTGCAGGGCCCCGACGAGGTGACCCTGTCCCGGATCACCGGCTGGCGCCCGGAGTGGACCCACTATCTGGACGACTGGGGTCCCGAGTTGCTCGCCCGCTACCAGGCCGACGCCGTCCCGGCCCTGGTCGCGGCGGCGAAACGCACCCCGGTCGCGGGCGCGCCGGTGCTGCTCCCGGCCGCCACCGCCGAGGTGGCGCTGCTGATGGCCGGATGGCTCGCCAAGTCCCGCGCGATCCGCACGACAGCCCTGGCCTGGTTCGCCCGCCACCCGGCGTTCGCCGCCCGCGCCCTGATCCCGATCGCCGTGGGCAAGGTGGGCAAGACCCGGACCGAGGCCGAGGCCGCGCTGCGTGTCCTGCCCCGCGACGAGGTCCTGACCGCCGCCGCCGGTCACGGCCCGGAGGCCGTCGCGGCGGCCGAGGAGATCCTGGCCGTCGATCCGGTGACGATCCTGCCCAAGGTCATCCCCGCGGTGCCCGACTGGGCGAACCCGGCGGTGCTGCCCCCGGTCCGGCTCACCGGCGGTCGCGGCACGCTGCCCGCCGACGCCGTCCGGCACCTGCTGACCATGCTCGCCCTGTCCCGTCTCGACGGCGTCTACCCGGGCCTGCCCCTGGTCGCCGCCGAGTGCGAGCCGGCCGACCTGGCCGAGTTCGCCTGGGTCCTGTTCACCGAGTGGCGCGAGGCCGGCCATCCGGCCAAGGCGAGCTGGCCGCTCGACGCCCTCGGCCTGCTCGGCGACGACGAGACGGTCCGGCGGCTGGCCCCGGTGATCCGCGCCTGGCCCGGCGAGGGCGGCCACACCCGCGCGGTCACCGGGCTCGACGTGCTCGCCACGATCGGCACCGACGTGGCCCTGATGTACCTCAACGGCATCGCGCAGAAGGTCAAGTTCAAAGGCCTGAAGGAGCGTGCCGAGGAGAAGATCGCCGAGCTCGCGGCCGGGCTCGGGCTCACCAGCGAGGAACTGGCCGACCGCCTCGTCCCCGACCTGGGCCTCGGCGAGACCGGCAGCCTCACCCTGGACTACGGGCGCCGCACCTTCACCGTCGGTTTCGACGAGCAGCTCAAGCCCTACGTCACCGATGCCGGCGGTAAAAAGCTCAAAGCCCTTCCCAAGCCTGGTACGCAGGACGACCCGGTCCTCGCCCCGGAGGCCTACCAGCGGTTCACCGCCCTGAAGAAGGACGTTCGCGCCATCGCCACCGACCAGGTGCGCCGACTGGAACGGGCGATGGTCGACCAGCGCCGGTGGACCGGCGCCGGCTTCCGGCAGTTCCTCGCCGGGCATCCGCTGCTACGGCACCTGGTCCGGCGGCTCGTCTGGGTGCGCTTCGACGAGGCCGGGCGCCCGGCCGGTGGGCTGCGCCTGGCCGAGGACGGCAGCCTCGCCGACCGCACCGACGAGACCGTCACCCTGCCCGACGACGCCCTGATCGGGATCGGTCACCCACTGCACCTCGGCGACGACCTGGCCACCTGGGTCGAGTTGTTCGCCGACTACGAGATCCTCCAGCCGTTCGACCAGCTCGGCCGGGGCACCGAACCGCTCACCCCGGAGCGGGCCGCCGGATTCACCGGCCGCACCGTGCCCAGCACCACACTGCTCGGGTTGGAACGGCGCGGATGGCGGCGCGGCAGCCCGCAGGACGGCGGCGTGCAGGGCTGGTTCGAACGCGACGTTCCCGGCGCCCGGCACCTGGTGGTGGCGATCGACCCCGGTATCCCGGTCGGCGCCGTCGACGTCCTCGGTGACCAGACGATCGAGGCGATCTTCGTGGAGCCGGCCGCCGCGTACCACTGGTCCCGCCGGGACCAGGACGACCACATCCGCGAACTCGATCCGATCACCGCCGCCGAGGCGCTGCGCGAACTATCCGAGGTGCTCCCGTGA
- a CDS encoding ATP-binding protein, which yields MARLRAADDAPTPPGWALSLRAARAFVVGDENLGVTRKFVGDPSLIDRALVSLATSRGLLLVGEPGTAKSLLSELLAAAVSGDSTLTIQGGAATTEDQIKYSWNYALLVAEGPTERSLVPAPLLRGMAHGKVVRFEEITRCPLEVQDCLLSPLSDRVLAVPELPGAASMVFAREGFNIIATANTRDRGVNDMSSALKRRFNFETVFPIGDFDTELALVETEAGALLRRSGVTAPPRRDVLEVLVTAFRELRTGRTGRGDEMERLSSVMSTAEAVSVAHAVGLRGWFLNGTAGTTTDLVSCLAGTAAKDSPEDLAKLRRYLEQHTSWRSGPQWRELRDARRELPGG from the coding sequence CTGGCTCGTCTCCGCGCCGCCGACGACGCGCCCACCCCGCCCGGCTGGGCGCTCAGCCTCCGGGCCGCCCGTGCGTTCGTCGTCGGCGACGAGAACCTCGGCGTCACCCGCAAGTTCGTCGGCGACCCGTCACTCATCGACCGGGCCCTGGTCAGCCTCGCCACCAGTCGCGGTCTGCTGCTCGTCGGCGAGCCCGGCACCGCCAAGTCGCTGCTGTCCGAACTGCTCGCGGCGGCCGTCAGCGGCGACTCGACCCTGACCATCCAGGGCGGCGCGGCCACCACCGAGGACCAGATCAAATACTCGTGGAACTACGCCCTCCTCGTCGCCGAGGGCCCGACCGAGCGGTCCCTGGTCCCGGCACCGCTGCTGCGCGGCATGGCCCACGGCAAGGTGGTCCGCTTCGAGGAGATCACCCGTTGCCCCCTCGAAGTGCAGGACTGCCTTCTCTCCCCGCTGTCCGACCGGGTCCTCGCGGTGCCCGAGCTGCCCGGTGCCGCGAGCATGGTGTTCGCCCGGGAAGGCTTCAACATCATCGCCACCGCGAACACCCGCGACCGGGGTGTCAACGACATGAGCTCGGCGCTGAAACGGCGCTTCAACTTCGAGACGGTCTTCCCGATCGGCGACTTCGACACCGAACTGGCTCTGGTCGAAACCGAGGCCGGCGCCCTGCTGCGGCGCTCCGGCGTCACCGCCCCGCCCCGTCGTGACGTGCTCGAAGTGCTGGTCACCGCGTTCCGGGAACTGCGCACCGGGCGTACCGGGCGCGGCGACGAGATGGAGAGACTGTCGTCGGTGATGAGCACCGCCGAGGCGGTGTCGGTCGCCCACGCCGTCGGGCTGCGCGGCTGGTTCCTCAACGGCACCGCCGGCACCACCACCGACCTGGTCTCCTGCCTGGCCGGCACCGCCGCCAAGGACAGCCCGGAAGACCTCGCGAAACTGCGCCGCTACCTGGAGCAGCACACCTCGTGGCGGTCCGGACCGCAATGGCGTGAGCTGCGGGACGCGCGCCGGGAACTGCCCGGCGGATGA